The following are encoded together in the Macrobrachium rosenbergii isolate ZJJX-2024 chromosome 21, ASM4041242v1, whole genome shotgun sequence genome:
- the Gmd gene encoding LOW QUALITY PROTEIN: GDP-mannose 4,6 dehydratase (The sequence of the model RefSeq protein was modified relative to this genomic sequence to represent the inferred CDS: deleted 1 base in 1 codon) → MHCICSAGKMKVAVITGATGQDGSYLAELLLSKGYQVHGIIRRSSSFNTGRIRHLYEDSKVHSCGRMQLHYGDLTDSTCLVKIISQVQPDEIYNLGAQSHVKVSFDLAEYTGNVDAMGTLRLLDAIRTCGLDKKVKFYQASTSELYGKVQEIPQKETTPFYPRSPYGAAKLYAYWIVVNYREAYGMFACNGILFNHESPRRGETFVTRKITRSVAKIHLGYLEYFELGNLDSQRDWGHAKDYVEGMWLMLQQDEPEDFVLATGEVHSVREFVESSFKEIGREIYWEGSGVDEVGKEKGSDIVRVKVNPKFYRPAEVDFLQGDPTKAKTKFGWKHSFDFKALVKDMIQADIELMKRDPTA, encoded by the exons ATGCACTGTATTTGTTCAGCTGGGAAAATGAAAGTAGCAGTTATCACTGGTGCCACAGGTCAG GATGGGTCATACCTAGCAGAATTACTCCTAAGCAAAGGTTATCAAGTGCATGGAATTATAAGGAGATCATCATCTTTCAACACTGGCAGGATCCGGCATCTGTATGAAGATTCAAAG GTTCACAGTTGTGGCCGCATGCAATTGCACTATGGTGACTTGACAGATTCAACTTGCCTGGTC AAGATCATTTCTCAGGTGCAGCCTGATGAAATCTACAATTTGGGAGCACAGAGCCATGTTAAG GTTTCATTTGACTTGGCTGAATACACTGGTAATGTTGACGCCATGGGAACCCTTCGTCTGTTGGATGCCATTAGAACATGTGGATTAGATAAAAAAGTGAAGTTCTATCAGGCATCCACATCAGAGCTCTATGGAAAAGTACAGGAGATTCCTCAGAAAGAAACTACTCCTTTTTATCCTAGGTCTCCATATG GTGCAGCAAAATTGTATGCGTATTGGATTGTTGTCAACTATAGAGAGGCATATGGAATGTTTGCATGCAATGGTATTTTGTTTAATCATGAGTCTCCAAGACGAGGTGAGACCTTCGTCACAAGAAAAATCACACGATCAGTTGCGAAAATTCATCTTGGTTACTTAGAATATTTTGAACTCGGAAACCTCGACTCCCAAAGAGATTGGGGTCATGCCAAGGATTATGTGGAG ggTATGTGGCTAATGCTCCAGCAAGATGAACCTGAAGACTTTGTGTTAGCTACGGGAGAAGTTCATTCTGTCAGGGAGTTTGTTGAATCATCTTTCAAAGAA ATTGGAAGAGAGATATACTGGGAAGGATCAGGTGTTGACGAAGTTGGGAAGGAAAAAGGGTCTGACATTGTCCGTGTCAAAGTTAATCCTAAGTTTTATCGACCCGCTGAAGTA GACTTTCTTCAAGGAGATCCAACAAAAGCCAAGACTAAATTTGGTTGGAAGCACTCATTTGATTTTAAG